The genome window GCCGCGAAGAAGAAAAGGATATCCGGTTCATTCCCTGCCGCAAAGTCCTTCAGGATAGCCGTCTTCCAGGTCTCATCGATAATGGAGGAATTGTCGATCACCGTATTGCCGCTCATCGATTCATAGCGTTTCAGGATCGCGACGTATTCTTCAGCGGAACCGTCCGGACCGGCAAAGCAGCTGATGGTCCGCAGTGTAACGCCGTCCTCAGCCAGTCCGGCTCCGGCAGCAATCATCAGTACTAAAGCCGCCACAGCGGCAATCCGTTTTCTGATCCGCATACCTTTTCGCCTCCTTCAGTGAATTTCCCGGGGGATCACGATAGACACCGTGGTCTGTCCGGGTGTGTCCGTATCCACGCGGATCGTTACCGATTCCCCGTAGATCAGGCGCAGCCTGTTCACGATATTGGCCAGGCCAAGATGTTTCCCGGTGGGCTGCCCGTGCAGGGCTGCCTCGATCCGTTCCCGGTCTTCCTTACCGGTTTCCCGGCCTGTATTGATGATCTCAACATGCATGCACGCGTCGTTCAGCGAGCAGCGGATGGTGATCACGCCGCCTCCCGCCGGGGCAATGCCGTGCTCCACGGCGTTCTCCAGCAGCGGCTGGATCGTCAGCAGCGGCAGGATGCCGTCCATGGCCTTTTCCTCGATCTCACGGTTCACGGTCAGGTCCGTACCGAAGCGTTGCTCAATAAAATAGATATATGCTTCCGCCACTTCCATCTCTTCCCGCAGGGTAACCAGACGCCTGTCCTCCCGGGCCATGGTGGCGTTCAGCAGCACGGACAGGGAGGTCACCATGGAGGAGATATTCTCCGAACCCTCCATCCTGGCCGTCCAGTTGATGTCCTCCAGGGCGTTGTTGATGAAATGCGGATTGATCCGGCTCTGAAGCGCCAGGATCTGCGCATTCTTCAGTTCGATTTCTTCCTTGTAGGTTTTGTCGATCAGTTCCTTCAGCCGCAGGGACATCTGGGAGAAGGACCTGCCCAGGCGGCCCAGTTCATCCTCCCCATTCAGGGGAACAGTCGCGCCGAGCTTGCCTTCTTCAATACGACGGCTGGCCGCTGACAGAAGTGTCAGCGGCTTCACGATACGCCTGCTCAGGTAAACGCCGATCAGGATCATGATGGGAAGCAGCAGCAGGGCCATCACCAGCAGCAGCATCTGGAAGGAATAAACTTCGCTGTACTGCTTCCTGCGGTCCATGGTCAGCTGCACGTTCAGTCCGTTTTCGATATCTCCGGACAGGCGGGTATAATACAGTTTTTCTTTCCGGTCATCCGTCAGGCCCGATCCCAGGTCCACCCATTCGGTTTCCGGATCACCGCAGTCATCCAGGCGGACCGCCACCTGCGCGTCCCATTCCTGTCCCAGTTCCGTCAGGGGCCGGAAAACGCTTTCCTCGTTGATCCCCAGGATCAGCATACCGAAGCGTTCCATCCGCAGGTTCAGCAGGTTCCGCACCAGGTAGATGTTATCCCCGAACCGGATAAAGCGGCAGCGGGTATCCAGTTCTTCTCCCATGGCCAGAACAGTTTCACAGAGCGCCTGCAGTTCGCCGGTATTCTCCATGGCCCCGTTCCGGAGATACATCCGCATATCCGGCTTTTCCACCGGGAAACAGGCCACAAAAGACAGCAGCGGCTCCCGGCTGTATTTCCGTTCCAGGTAGCTTCGCCCCAGCCGCATATACTCGTTGTCCCCGACACTCCCGTCTTTCCATTTCTGCCAGGAGTCCATCAGTTCCCCGTCATAGGTGGCGTCACGGGCCAGATCCAGTGTCCGCTGAATCTTCTGTTCCGTCAGCGTCCAGGCCTGTTCAGCGCCGGAGGTGATTGCCGCCCGCGTCTGGTTCTCCAGCTTCTTCATCAGGAAGCCGCCCGTAAAAACACCCAGCAGGACCACGGGAATCAGATAGCTGAGCAGCACAATCAGGCCTATCTGCGCGCGCAGTGACTGCCGCACGCTGCCAAACAGGCGTCTCTTCGGTTGTCTGCCCGTATCCATTTCCATGCTTTCTGTCCTTCCCGTGGTTCCCGCCGGTCAAATCATTCCTGCCAGGGCAGTCCGACGAAATCCGCCATCTGTTTCACGGTCTGCTTTGCCTTTTCCTCTGTCTCCGCTTCGGCGAAGATCCGGACCCTGGGTTCAGTTCCGGAGAAGCGGACGATCACCCAGCCGTTTTCCAGGTAGACCTTGCAGCCGTCCATATAGCTGACCTTTTCCACCTTTTTGTCGAAAACGGGCAGCTGTTTCTCTTCCATGATCTTCCGGGCGATCTCCTCCCGGCTTTCTTCGGTCAGGGCCCAGTCATATTCCGCCGTGTGCATTTCGCCGTATTTTTCATACAGGTCCTGCACCAGCTCGCTGAGTTTCCTGCCGCTCACGGAAAGCATTTCCACCAGCAGGCTGGCGGCATACAGGCCGTCCTTGCCGGAGATATGTCCCCGGACCGTCAGGCCGCCGGAGGATTCTCCGCCGATCAGGGCATCATATTTTTCCATGCCCGCGGAGATATGCTTGAAGCCAACCGGCACTTCCACGCACTTTTCCCCGTGCGCTTCCGCGATCCGGTCCAGCAGGTGGGTAGTGGCAATGTTCCGCACCGCGGCGCCTTTCCATCCTTTATACTCCAGCAGGTAGTAATACAGCAGGGCCAGGGTCTCGTTTGCGGTCACATACCGGCCGTTTTCATCAATAATGCCCAGGCGGTCCGCGTCACCGTCGGTGGCGATACCCACGTCCGCCTTGTGTTCCTTCACCGCGTACTGCAGATCCACCAGCGTGTCCGGGTTCGGAGCCGGCAGGTGCCGGCCGAAGAACGCGTCATGCCGGTCGTTGATCACGTCCACGTCGCAGCGGCAGGTGTACAGGATCGTCTGCAGGCCCGTCAGGCTGACGCCGAACATCGGGTCCAGCACGATCCGGAGACGCCGTTTCCGGATCGCTTCCGTATTCACCTGGTTCAGGATGGAGTCCAGGTAAGCGTCCCGCGGATCGATGATCGCGATGATCCCCTCCGCCTTCGCTTCCTCGAAATCCATGGCCCGGACATCCGCCTCCGCGATGCTGTTCGCTTCTTCCTGGATGGCTTCCGTCACGTCCTGCGCGGCATCCCGGCCGCCGAAGGTGAAGAGCTTGATGCCGTTCCACGTCGCGGGATTGTGACTCGCGGTCACCATCGCGCCGTAGGGCAGCTTCTTTTCTTTTACGGTAAACATAATCTGGGGCGTCGGGCAGCTCATGTTCACAAAGAACACCTTGATCCCCTCGCCTGCCAGCACCTCGCAGAACCAGATCAGCGCTTCCTTGCTCAGGAACCGCCGGTCATAGCCTACGCAGATGCCTTCCTCCGCGACGCCTTCCCGCTTCATTCTGCGGGCCACCGCCGCGGCGACCAGCCGGATATTTGCCTTGGTAAAACCGTCCCCGATGATTGCGCGCCATCCGCCTGTACCGAACTTAATCATTTGCGGTCACGCTCCTCTCCGGAAAGTTCCACTTCAATGGTATGGATTCCTTCTGTATAGACCGGGATCCGGTCCACGGGCTTGCCGTCCGCAATGATGCGGCCAACGCCTTTTTCCACGTGCGCCGGATTCTTCACCGTGATCCGGTATTCAGCGCCGCGCCATTTGCGTACAGCTTCAAAGCCGTCCCATTCCGCCGGGATGCAGGGATCCACCGTCAGGCCGTCAAAGCCCGGACGGATACCAAGCATATAGCGGGTAGCCGCGAAGTATGCCCAGCCGGAGGAACCGGTCATAAAGGGATGGCGGGCACGGCCATGGGCCGTGTGATCCTTGCCCATGATGAACTGGCAGTAGCTGTAGGGCTCCGCCTGGCGGATCTCCATCTTGTCGTTCTGGTTTTCCGGCAGCAGGGCATCATAAAACTTCATGGCCCGGTTTCCGCGGCCCAGCATGCATTCCGCCACCCAGGCCCAGGGGTTCGGATGGCTGAAGATCGCGCCGTTCTCCTTGACGCCGGGATAAACCCGGGTCACAAAGCCGATGCTGTCATCCAGTGTCACAAAGGAAGGAGCGTTCAGCATCAGTCCCCAGGGGGTATACAGCCATTCGTCCACCGCGTCCATGCAGCTCAGTCCCTGCTCACGGTCCGCGGCGCCGCTGATGACCGCCCAGGTATTGCTTTCCATATGGACTTTGCCTTCCCGGGCTTCCTGTGATCCGATCGGCGCGCCGGCTGCCGTAAAGCCACGCAGGAACCATTTGCCGTCCCACAGCTGCTTCCGGCAGGTCTTTTCCATCTGTTCCTTCAGCGCCGTATATTTCGCTTCATCTTCTTTGCGTCCCAGGGCCCTGGCGGCATCCAGGAAATGGTTCGTGGCCCACACCAGCAGGAAGGCCACCATGGCGCTTTCGCCGCCGCCCAGGTTCAGGCAGTCGTTCCAGTCCGCCCGCAGGCCCTTTGTTACGCCGTGGGCACCCACCTGTTCATAGGAGAAGTCAAGAGACGCTTTCATATGCTCCCAGACAGTGCCGCTTCCTTCATCGGCAAAGGGGATTACCTTGTCAAAAAACGACAGATCACCGCTCTCCCG of Aristaeella lactis contains these proteins:
- a CDS encoding phosphoglucomutase/phosphomannomutase family protein; this translates as MIKFGTGGWRAIIGDGFTKANIRLVAAAVARRMKREGVAEEGICVGYDRRFLSKEALIWFCEVLAGEGIKVFFVNMSCPTPQIMFTVKEKKLPYGAMVTASHNPATWNGIKLFTFGGRDAAQDVTEAIQEEANSIAEADVRAMDFEEAKAEGIIAIIDPRDAYLDSILNQVNTEAIRKRRLRIVLDPMFGVSLTGLQTILYTCRCDVDVINDRHDAFFGRHLPAPNPDTLVDLQYAVKEHKADVGIATDGDADRLGIIDENGRYVTANETLALLYYYLLEYKGWKGAAVRNIATTHLLDRIAEAHGEKCVEVPVGFKHISAGMEKYDALIGGESSGGLTVRGHISGKDGLYAASLLVEMLSVSGRKLSELVQDLYEKYGEMHTAEYDWALTEESREEIARKIMEEKQLPVFDKKVEKVSYMDGCKVYLENGWVIVRFSGTEPRVRIFAEAETEEKAKQTVKQMADFVGLPWQE
- a CDS encoding sensor histidine kinase → MEMDTGRQPKRRLFGSVRQSLRAQIGLIVLLSYLIPVVLLGVFTGGFLMKKLENQTRAAITSGAEQAWTLTEQKIQRTLDLARDATYDGELMDSWQKWKDGSVGDNEYMRLGRSYLERKYSREPLLSFVACFPVEKPDMRMYLRNGAMENTGELQALCETVLAMGEELDTRCRFIRFGDNIYLVRNLLNLRMERFGMLILGINEESVFRPLTELGQEWDAQVAVRLDDCGDPETEWVDLGSGLTDDRKEKLYYTRLSGDIENGLNVQLTMDRRKQYSEVYSFQMLLLVMALLLLPIMILIGVYLSRRIVKPLTLLSAASRRIEEGKLGATVPLNGEDELGRLGRSFSQMSLRLKELIDKTYKEEIELKNAQILALQSRINPHFINNALEDINWTARMEGSENISSMVTSLSVLLNATMAREDRRLVTLREEMEVAEAYIYFIEQRFGTDLTVNREIEEKAMDGILPLLTIQPLLENAVEHGIAPAGGGVITIRCSLNDACMHVEIINTGRETGKEDRERIEAALHGQPTGKHLGLANIVNRLRLIYGESVTIRVDTDTPGQTTVSIVIPREIH